The Candidatus Woesearchaeota archaeon sequence AAGACCAAGACATTGTTCTTGCTGCGAAATTTCGCTTGAAATATGTGAAGCAGAATATTTCTTATGCAGATGCATTAGGATATGTTATGGCACAAGAACGCGGACTTCTTTTCCTGACTGGGGATAAAGAGTTTCACAGTTTTGGTGGTGTTGCATTTGTGAAATAAATTATTTCCTCAACACCTTCTCAATCTGCGTAACAGTCTTCGTATTCAACACATCCTTCTTCTGCAACCATCCTCTTCTTGCAGTCAAAAGACCATACTTCACATACTCCAACTGATCCACTGCGTGCGCGTCAGAACTGACGACAAACTGACAACCAAGCTCTCGCGCTTTGTGCACATGTACATCATTCAAATCCATGCGAGAGGGCTGTCCATTAATCTCCAAAAATACTCCTCGCTCTTTTGCTGTTTCAAACACTTTTTCTGCGTCAAAATCTAATGGATCTCTGCGGTTGATTAAGCGACCTGTTGGATGCCCTAGAATATGAATAGGGTAATTTTCCAATGCAGAACAAACTCTTTTTGTCATCTCTTTTTGTGGCATTCTAAATGAGGAATGAATGGATGCGAGCACGACATCTAACTCCTTGCATGCTTTTTTAGAAAGCGCAAGTGCTCCTGTTTTTGTGATATCAATCTCCGCTCCTTTGAAAATATGAATATTCATCTTTTTGTTGAGCTTGTCAATCATCAGAGCCTGCTTTTGCAAGCGATTTTCATCAAGCGGATTTGTAATTCCAATCCCCCCGACGTGATCTGTGATAGTGATAAACTTCCATCCCAGCTGTTCCCCTCTTTTTGCCATCTCTTCAATTGTATGACTTCCATCACTCCACGTTGTCTGTGTCTGGAAATCTCCATTGATATCTTTCAGTTCAACAAGCGTTGGAATTTTCTTCTTTTGCGCGAGTTCAATCTCACCACGATTCTCCCGCATCTCAGGAGGAATATATTGCAGTCCTAACTTATTGTAGACTTCTTCTTCTGTTTTGCTTGCGACAAGTTTCTTTTCTTTTATGGTGAACAATCCATACTCGCTGAGCGTCAATCCTTTCTTTCCCGCGATTGTTCGTAACGCGACAGAATGCTCTTTGCTTCCTGTGAAATATTGGAGCGCAGAACCGTATTGCTCTTTTTGCACAACGCGAATATCTATTTGTAATCCATTCTCCATTCGCACACTGCTTTTTGTTGACCCTTGCGCAAGTATTTCCGCAACACCATTCATCGCAACAAAAACATCCATCACTCGCTTTGCTTCTGTCGCGGCAACAAGAATATCAATATCCCCCACTGTTTCTTTGCCCCTTCTGTATGATCCTG is a genomic window containing:
- the polX gene encoding DNA polymerase/3'-5' exonuclease PolX, which codes for MRKNTEVAKILYQIADLLEIQDVQWKPAAYRKASQSVESASEDISVLVKEKRLHELPGVGEHIGTKIQELVETGKLQYLEKLKKETPIDIESLSRIEGLGPKTLKRLWKQLKIKNIEDLKKAAETGKLAEVEGIGEKKQQQILERLRRLKTQGPERMPLGIAAPIAEEIAKILRAVQGVQQVEIAGSYRRGKETVGDIDILVAATEAKRVMDVFVAMNGVAEILAQGSTKSSVRMENGLQIDIRVVQKEQYGSALQYFTGSKEHSVALRTIAGKKGLTLSEYGLFTIKEKKLVASKTEEEVYNKLGLQYIPPEMRENRGEIELAQKKKIPTLVELKDINGDFQTQTTWSDGSHTIEEMAKRGEQLGWKFITITDHVGGIGITNPLDENRLQKQALMIDKLNKKMNIHIFKGAEIDITKTGALALSKKACKELDVVLASIHSSFRMPQKEMTKRVCSALENYPIHILGHPTGRLINRRDPLDFDAEKVFETAKERGVFLEINGQPSRMDLNDVHVHKARELGCQFVVSSDAHAVDQLEYVKYGLLTARRGWLQKKDVLNTKTVTQIEKVLRK